The genomic stretch TCTGAATTCCTCTATCTCAACCTTTTCAATCATTTCACTTCTGTTTTCAATTGAGTACTTCCCAAATTTCCCAATTTGTTGGAAAAAATTATCAACCTTTCTCAAAGATTAGGTGCTTTTTTATCGTTTTtttttaatactccctccgtctcaatcgaTCCTTCAcaaaaaataaggaaaaaataaagaaaagtaaGCAAATGAACAAGACGGACCGCTTTTTATTTTCAGTGTTTAATGGAATTTTTATCACGTTTTTTTTAGTTTAGACGTTAGTTGGTCATGGGCACCAGTTATACGTCGTGGGTAGTAAACTGTTatgtttttattaaaaaaattctctagtatattattttttaattaactGCATACAACATGTAGTTATGGTTGTTCAACTTACTAGGTTAACCAAAATTTGATCACAAATATTTTGGTTCGTCAACTCCCTTAAGCCCTTATAATAATTATTTGATTATTTATTCGCAAATATATTGGTTCATCAACTCTTCTAACTAGTGATTAATGACGTGATTTTCGTAACTTTCAGTTCCAAAGAGTTGAAGAAATTGTAATAAAGGGTAATTGTACTTTGATTGATTGGGTTGTAGAAAAGCTCGTTTCGAAACAAGTAGTTATTATTTGAAGATGGGTGATCATTTAGCATTACTCGTGAACCGGCTACTTACAGAGTCAACATTACATGCCGCGATTCAAGTGGATTATGAGGACGATGAAGAGTACTTGGTACCGAAGATAGACATAAAAGATGTCGTCTCGTATCCGAGGAAATTGGTTGAGTGTAGGATATGCCAAGATGAAGACTTGGATTCTAATATGGAGACTCCTTGTTCTTGCTCTGGTAGCTTGAAGGTTTGTTTTCTTCTTTCCCTTAGATTTAATGATTAAAACAACCTCTtttgcataataataataataattgatgctAAAAGTAAATCATTGAAGCTAGTACTCAAAGGTTGTTAAATGATTTGCATTTATGATACTTGTATAATTGTATGGAATTAAATAAAAGCATCCATTTACGTTATTCTATTTATCAAACTGGTGATTATTACTCCTAGTTGGTAATTAACAAtccctccgtcccagtcatttgtttaaggaaaataagatagCGCCACCGGGTGACGCTCAATTTGAGTGCTACCCTGGGTATAATTGTAAATTACTCAAGTTTTTGAGCTCTCTACCgaaatttaaattttaaacttACTAATAATAAAGGGTAGTTTGGTAACTTAAAATATCAATAAAGGGAAACATGGTTAGCATGCatgaaaactgaaaaaaaaaaatattgcaaAACTGTAATGATTTTGTTTAGTTAACACGAACTCATGACTAGTTGGATGAATGAATAACTTGATTAATTATCTTATTTTTCATAACAGTAATTCGTATGGAAGATTGATTTAATGGCAAAGTGTATGTGTTGTAGTTGCATGCTGAAGTAGTTTTGTAATGCCTGCAGTATGCTCATCGAAGATGTGTGCAGAGATGGTGTAACGAGAAAGGTGATACTGTTTGTGAGATTTGCCATCAGGTTTGTATCATATGCATTGCTGCTTTGCGTGGTTCATGTCTTAAAATTTAACAGTAAATAAAACAGACGTTATTTCGAATGCAGAAATTTGAACCAGGTTATCGGTCACCCCCACCGTTATTGAAGTATGGGCGCATCCCCGTCAATTTCAGGTGAATTTCTCTTCTACTACATAATATCAGGTTCATTAATGCATCAACATGAAAGGATGGATGCCTTTTTGCAGGAGAAGTTGGGAGATAAATAGAAGAGAGTTAGCCTTGGCACAATTGCCACAAACAGTTTCCAGTGAACATTCTCTGATAAATTCTGACTATGAGGAACCTTGTTCGAGAAGTCTGGTTTTCAGATTTGCAGTTGCAGCAATTGTATGAGAATCTTATCTTTGACCCTTTTATCATCTCATTTTCCTTGTTTCCGCAGCCCATCATACTAAATTGATTCTTCTTATACAGTTTATTGGCCTGTTGATTTTAAGGCATACTCTGCCAATCATGGTTGGGGGTTCTGAATTCGTTCTACCGCTTTTCATCGTAAGTTGAGATGAGATTCACTAAATTTGGATCCCTTGTTGAATGAAATCTCATCATTTTTTGAATATAATTAACTTGTGTTTCAGCTGGCAGCACTTCGAATTGCGGGGATTTTGCTGCTTGTTTATGTTACCATGATGGCAGTTACCGGACTAAGACGACAAACAAACCAAGATGTATGTTTCGTACTTTATTTACTACTCATTTTCCGGTTGGTCCGGTTCATTACCTTAAAAATGGTTTGCGTCCTAGGTCAGATTTTGACAGGCCTAGTTAACAAAATTTCTAGGGATATTCTATGGTGTATCCTATATTTTTGAAATTCTATGGTGTATCCATGAACTCTCTATACGTTAGTCTATACCATGGCCTTATTTATTGTATTTGATATGTTATTTTCTTAATTGATCTATATTTATATGATCAGGTTGTTCAGGATGTTGTTGCTAGTATATCAGCTATGTCATCTGACGAAGAGACCGAGCCGTTGGATCAACAACAGCCTTCTCATGTCATTCAAATCACATAAAAGCATCAAGACTGCCTTATTTCATTGTATAACATCCGGCAGATCTCGCCGATTCTATCCCATGAAAGGATTattattaggatattaggcctaTTAGGGCCGACTATCATTAGGGTTAGGTTACGACGGTTACCGTCTAGGGTTTAGAATATAACACAAACAAAAAGAAAGATACATCTTATGTACATTACCAGTATagagaaatgaaatgtaaatactCCATAGTTTCTTGTATCATGAAACATGATCTTGTTTGTTTAATGCTAGATGGTTTTTATTTTCGTGTCCTTGATTGTTGCCCTTTTTCCCGGGTGCTATTTCATGGTCATGGTGGTCGTTTGGCTTATTGCCTCAAGAGAAGTTCAATATCTCTCCTAGGATATTTTCgtcttaaaattaaaacggatcaaatAACATACTTTGTATCACTTATATAGATAAGAGTATAAGAGCATTCACAATAGAGAGGATGTTATCTTCCTCCTATTTTTCCACTCTTCTTCTATTTTTTCGACACCTCATTTTCTCTTTCATCAATCTCATTTCTCACCATTATCATCCTCTTCCATTATTTTTTCCCACAATAGAAAGGATCCTCTCATATTAAATCTCTTATTTTTAATAATCTCAAAATTCTATAAAAGagaaaaataaaagaattattaTGCAACAGACAAATAATGATGGGTTTGTGGGCACTAGGGTCAATGTAAGCTTTCCTCTAAAATTAGAGGAAAATAGAGGAAGTAAGCATCTCCCTCTTGCTAAGAGGATGGGCAACATGTGTAAAGAATAATATTAAGGATATtccttaatattattattgtgtGAATATATTGTagagtaaattaacaattactcccttttataaaccactttcctaaaataactcccttatgaaaactttttaataatttactcccataaaatgttCTCAGGTCAAAAATTGCACCCATTTCAATATTCCGGTGAAAATTCTTTTATTATGACCGTTTTGCCCTTGCGTCAATATTTAGAGATTAGCTTTAGACATCCCATCTTTTCACTTTTTACCTCATTTTCTGATCAACAATGGGATTTCTGTTAAACCAAAAttcaattcataaaattcatttaCAATTTTACAGTTTTTTTCCCTCTATGCCACTGCCACTTTCATTGCCATTGATTTAgatagttaaaattaaaattcATTTACAATTTTACATCACCACCATAACTGTTCATCATCATAGAAACTATTCGATTCACATCCATCTCCGTTTTAAACCCGACATCGGAACGAGTTCAAATCAACAGCGCGAAAACCTGACACCGAAGCTACACCAACGATCCAATTTCTGTGTTTGAACCCCTTAATTTCTGGGTTTGAACCGTAATTTCTGGATTCAAAACCCCTAATTTCTGAGTTTAAAATCCCCAATTGCTCGTCATCCAAAGTTCACCCGATGGAATCAATTAAATCCTCTTGCTTCCTTCTTCCTTACTTCTTTACTTCAATTTCATACCCAACTAGGCCAAGCCAATTCCTCGGGTCACTTGAACACAAATCACGACCTGACCACGATGATTGATGACGATCGTCGGAGATGGCGGCGCTGTTTTCTGGTGTTACTCTCACCCGATGGCCGTCTTGGTGACAGACGCCTGGTCACGTTGGTAGAGGAGTATAACGGTGGTGATCGTGCCATCTGGGCTCAAATAGTGTGTCAAACGGCGTTCATTGGTGGCTGCATGTGGTTATTGCGAGACTCGGCGAAAGAGTTAAAAGAGCAGGAGGTTGTTAGGTGCGGATGAGCAAGGTGGTGCCGTTGAACCGAGACCACCGGAGGGGAGAATTGAAGTGGATGAATGATGGGAAGAGTATAAGGGAGATAGAAAAGACATGAAGTATATAAAAGAGTAAAGAAGGGCATTTTCGTCATAAAAGTATGctttaaatcaaaaaaattgaattttgacggAATTTGTCACCGGAGCTTCAAAATGGATGCAATTTTTGACCTGAAAACATTTGAggggagtaaattattaaaaagttttcataagggagttattttagaaaagtggtttataaaagggagtaattattaactttcataagggagttattttAGGAAACTTATAGTGAAATACAAAAAATTAATTAGGTGTTACTTTAGCATGAtttaagtaatacaaaaataaaaacattaTAAATACTGCGCATTATGTGCGGGATCTAAACTTGGAGTTATTACAGTGGTAAAATTGTTAAATACTCTAAGATCTTTATCTAaaagtaaattttataattaaatttcaaatggagTTATTACAGTGGTAAAATTGTTAAATTCTCTAATATTTATATCTAAAAAATCGTTCATTTGCGTGGAATCTATGCTAGTTTTACTATTAggtttttaacaaaaataaaagcaaaataCTACTTTCATTATTTctttttaattattaaaattCTTGAAGAGACAATATATTATTGCTAATGTAATGCTGTTGCAGTTGGTCTATTTGGCGATGAAGAAAATGTGACCATTTCTTAGATAATCGTTACTCACTTACTCCCTTTATCCTATTTATATTGTCTTACTTTTTATTTTTGgtggatttaaaaaaaaaataccaatATAGAAAAGATGAGTGATTTGTAGTGTAAATATTTACTAAATTTAAAAAAAAGGACAATTATTTTGGGAAAAAAAAGACAACAAATTTGGGATAAACGGCGTATGTTTTATAATAAAATGGCCATGTTTGCTTGTTACAAactacaaatgagaatttgtgtaaggAGAAAACATAAATGGGAAAGCAAAGTACTCGTATCAATGAAAAAGGCAaatcattatatatataaaagaatcaTGTAAAAATACTGATGTGGCGCAACCAATTTTCAGAAAACCACTCTAGAAGCCCTCTCCTTCACTCTCACAATCTCAGTCTTTCTCAGCCAATCAAAACTAACATTTGGAGCTCTCTCATAAATTGGACAAAATGGTCCATTCACTTATGTAGTTTAATTATTCATTACAAAATAGAGGGGTAAAATAGTCATTATCATTCCATCCTTAGATTACCACACAATACCATTTTCCAAAGTCTTTTTTTTACCCAGTTTTAGCCACTCCCATCTCTGATTGTTTTATTTCAGGAAGAACTTTCTTCTTTGAAATGAGATAAGAAAATGATGATCCGTCAATACATCTTCCTCCTTCAATTTTCTACTCTCCCGGTTACTCGGCATTCTCAATCCAGTCCATTAACTCCATTCCCAACAACATTCTTTAACTCCTTTTACCTTCATTCTTTCAACttaattaattgtgatttcatacTTTCTATTGACTTCTAATATTTACTCCATTTTGGAtactttgtttttcttttattacAGTTACTAATCAAAGTATATAAAAATAAGAATTATGGGTTGTATTTAATTGATGAAAATGGCGCAAGATGCATTTTATGAGCACTCTTTGTTTGGTGGAGCAATTTCAATGCATTTCCAGGTTATTCAACTTAATTCTTGTGATTTTTGttaatattttatttaatttgttaaaatgaATGTTTGAAATTTGTGGCTAATGATCAAAATTATTATCCCTGTATATTCAGAAAAGACCCTAAAAATTCTACCTACCCTCTCACCATTATTATCCCTGTAAATTTATTTTTTCACTCTTCTCAAAACTAATATAGTAATTTCAATTCACAAGAATCTCTAATACTCTCCAACTTCCGGATCTCCAACAATCCACTCTCAAATTTTTGATCTTATGCGATAATCCATCAAGGCAAACATTCGACTCAGTGAGCACTGACCCATCATAAGCAGGTAATTGTAAAAATGTGTGctttttgaaggttttttttttttggaatttgaaaccctaatttttgtgatACTGAGTCTTAACCTATGATCTAAAGATGTAATATTTGAACGAATGAGTTAGTGTTGAATGAGTTAGTGTATTTGTTTGTATTGATTGTTGCTATATAGTGGCTAATTTCGGTGCAAAGTTTAGCATAGTCGTATAGGAAAGGATGTTATTTGATGGCTGCATTGCACTTTGTTCATTCGTTTATCGGGTTAATTTGTCGGGTAGGCTAAGAAAGTTTGGTGGGTAAAGAGATGTGAAGGTTTTGACTATAAAGTGTAGAATAAAGTAACAATCCTCCAATCGGCCAGCTCCAATAAATTAGAAAACAACATGTTCGCCATTGTGTATCGTTTTGTTTCCTCATCCTGCCTCAATCTCTCCATCTTTCCCTGAACTTCATCCTACCTCCACCTCTCCATTGGGTTGGTTGTGTGTTTCGTATACTCTAGGGTGGTTTGCGATTACAATGTTGATATTGTAGTATTATTCTCAATTCTTTTTATTAATCATGGTAAGACGATCTAAGTTCTTTTACTACATCTTTTCTTATCACTGCTACTGCTTTTTTTTGGGTGACTTTTGTTACTGCTCTTTAATTTTGGTTCTTATCGATTCTATATG from Silene latifolia isolate original U9 population chromosome 5, ASM4854445v1, whole genome shotgun sequence encodes the following:
- the LOC141656217 gene encoding uncharacterized protein LOC141656217 isoform X1; protein product: MGDHLALLVNRLLTESTLHAAIQVDYEDDEEYLVPKIDIKDVVSYPRKLVECRICQDEDLDSNMETPCSCSGSLKYAHRRCVQRWCNEKGDTVCEICHQKFEPGYRSPPPLLKYGRIPVNFRRSWEINRRELALAQLPQTVSSEHSLINSDYEEPCSRSLVFRFAVAAIFIGLLILRHTLPIMVGGSEFVLPLFILAALRIAGILLLVYVTMMAVTGLRRQTNQDVVQDVVASISAMSSDEETEPLDQQQPSHVIQIT
- the LOC141656217 gene encoding uncharacterized protein LOC141656217 isoform X2 yields the protein MGDHLALLVNRLLTESTLHAAIQVDYEDDEEYLVPKIDIKDVVSYPRKLVECRICQDEDLDSNMETPCSCSGSLKYAHRRCVQRWCNEKGDTVCEICHQKFEPGYRSPPPLLKYGRIPVNFRRSWEINRRELALAQLPQTVSSEHSLINSDYEEPCSRSLVFRFAVAAIFIGLLILRHTLPIMVGGSEFVLPLFILAALRIAGILLLVYVTMMAVTGLRRQTNQDDVVASISAMSSDEETEPLDQQQPSHVIQIT